From Halorubrum salinarum, the proteins below share one genomic window:
- a CDS encoding DUF1684 domain-containing protein, whose product MSEDYAERLRANRREKDEFFDDHPQSPIPPEDRDEFDGLDYFPPDPDYRVEATVTVHDDPEPVEMETTASNPVRYLRVVTFAFEVDGEEHTLAGYRQAGDDGAIFVPFRDKTTGQQTYYQGRYMELEPEGDLEDGDAVTVDFNLAYSPFCAYSDTFSCPLPPEENWLEIVIPAGERAPDLD is encoded by the coding sequence ATGAGCGAGGACTACGCCGAGCGGCTCCGCGCGAATCGACGGGAGAAAGACGAGTTCTTCGACGACCACCCGCAGTCGCCGATCCCGCCGGAGGACCGCGACGAGTTCGACGGGCTCGACTACTTCCCGCCGGACCCGGACTACCGCGTCGAGGCGACGGTCACGGTCCACGACGACCCCGAGCCGGTCGAGATGGAGACGACCGCGAGCAACCCGGTCCGGTACCTCCGGGTCGTCACGTTCGCGTTCGAGGTCGATGGCGAGGAGCACACGCTCGCGGGCTACCGACAGGCGGGCGACGACGGCGCCATCTTCGTCCCCTTCCGCGACAAGACGACCGGCCAGCAGACGTACTACCAGGGGCGGTACATGGAACTGGAGCCCGAGGGCGACCTCGAGGACGGCGACGCCGTCACGGTCGACTTCAACCTCGCGTACAGCCCCTTCTGCGCGTACAGCGACACGTTCTCCTGTCCGCTCCCGCCCGAGGAGAACTGGCTGGAGATCGTGATTCCGGCCGGCGAGCGGGCGCCGGACCTCGACTGA
- a CDS encoding carbon-nitrogen hydrolase family protein: MSDRSAADPTVAVPQVPVDDLRVDVNADRLRRRAADLPTGVDLAVFPEYALTGFAADERLREAALSRDAARERLESVARAANAAVIAGYAERDGESVYNATAYVPPPDRGADGGPTDEARDGPGGFAVYRKRHLWDDEAEWVEPGEERAVVETAAGPTGLLTCYDLNFVAESAWFAERAVDALVVVGAWPADHVANWRLLCRARALDGVRWVVGAGRTGSAGGGRVPDEAAYAGNSLVARPDGAVAAELDRDASTLTATLDRETLAAQRDLVGAIGKNRK; encoded by the coding sequence GTGAGCGACCGATCCGCAGCCGACCCGACCGTCGCCGTCCCGCAGGTCCCGGTCGACGACCTCCGCGTCGACGTGAACGCCGACCGACTCCGGCGCCGCGCGGCCGACCTGCCGACCGGGGTCGACCTCGCCGTCTTCCCCGAGTACGCGCTCACGGGGTTCGCGGCCGACGAGCGACTCCGCGAGGCCGCGCTCTCCCGCGACGCCGCGCGCGAACGGCTCGAATCCGTCGCGCGGGCGGCGAACGCGGCGGTGATCGCGGGCTACGCCGAGCGCGACGGGGAGAGCGTCTACAACGCGACCGCGTACGTTCCCCCGCCGGACCGCGGCGCGGACGGCGGACCGACGGACGAAGCGCGCGACGGCCCGGGCGGGTTCGCCGTCTACCGCAAGCGACACCTGTGGGACGACGAGGCCGAGTGGGTCGAGCCCGGCGAGGAGCGCGCCGTCGTCGAGACGGCCGCCGGACCGACCGGCCTGCTGACCTGCTACGACCTCAACTTCGTCGCGGAGAGCGCGTGGTTCGCGGAGCGCGCGGTCGACGCGCTCGTCGTCGTCGGCGCGTGGCCCGCCGACCACGTCGCCAACTGGCGGCTCCTGTGTCGCGCCCGCGCGCTCGACGGCGTCAGGTGGGTCGTCGGGGCGGGCCGCACCGGGAGCGCCGGCGGCGGGCGCGTGCCGGACGAGGCGGCGTACGCCGGCAACTCCCTCGTCGCGCGCCCGGACGGCGCGGTCGCGGCCGAACTCGACCGGGACGCGTCGACGCTGACCGCGACGCTCGACCGCGAAACCCTCGCCGCGCAGCGAGACCTCGTCGGCGCTATCGGCAAAAATAGAAAATAA
- a CDS encoding potassium channel family protein, which translates to MDTWKRRVVLYAVFLGGMIAFTAVTYQYGMRAYENDPRTLIESFRFAVEMFSTTGFGGDAPWRSPEMNAYIAVMDLVGMALIFGALPVVATPLLESAFATSVPRSLEPDLEGHVVVASDTTRSDALLDEFESEDVPYAVVERDPDRALALYEAGHRVVRADPETTEGLERARLGAARALVTDVSDRVDASIVLAAKELSTDVRAISVVEDPSRERYHRLAGADEVLSPRSLLGERLASKVTTALRTDLDEAVAVGDLRIAEISVHHGSGLAGSTLAGSAIGERTGVDVIGAWFDGSFEAAPPPDATLSAGTVLLVSGTEEQVERLVDLTNSAARRFGAGETVVVGHGQVGRTVASALEAGDVPVTVVDREDGEAIDVVGDATDPETLREAGVTDARTVVLALPDDTTAEFATLVVRDLAPNVELLARVEDPESVPKMHRAGADYVLSLSTVTGRMSASAVFTDRDVLSLDTHVEVVRSEASVLAGRTVGQAAVRETTGCTVIAIERGGDLITDVGPETRIERGDELVLAGTDEGVRSFERAFA; encoded by the coding sequence ATGGACACGTGGAAGCGGCGGGTCGTGTTGTACGCGGTCTTCCTCGGGGGGATGATAGCGTTCACCGCCGTCACGTATCAGTACGGGATGCGGGCGTACGAGAACGACCCGCGGACCCTGATCGAGTCGTTCCGCTTCGCGGTCGAGATGTTCTCCACCACCGGGTTCGGCGGCGACGCGCCGTGGCGGAGCCCCGAGATGAACGCGTACATCGCCGTGATGGACCTCGTCGGGATGGCGCTGATCTTCGGGGCGCTCCCCGTCGTCGCGACCCCGCTCCTCGAGTCCGCGTTCGCGACGAGCGTCCCGCGGTCGCTGGAGCCGGACCTGGAGGGACACGTCGTCGTCGCGTCCGACACCACGCGCTCCGACGCGCTCTTAGACGAGTTCGAGTCGGAGGACGTCCCGTACGCCGTCGTGGAGCGCGATCCGGACCGGGCGCTGGCGCTGTACGAGGCGGGCCACAGGGTGGTTCGGGCCGACCCCGAGACGACCGAGGGGCTCGAGAGGGCACGCCTCGGGGCGGCGCGCGCCCTGGTCACCGACGTCTCCGACCGCGTGGACGCGAGCATCGTCCTCGCGGCGAAGGAGCTGTCGACGGACGTCCGCGCGATAAGCGTCGTCGAGGACCCGAGCCGCGAGCGGTACCACCGGCTCGCCGGCGCGGACGAGGTGCTCTCCCCGCGGTCGCTGCTCGGCGAGCGCCTCGCCTCGAAGGTCACGACCGCGCTCCGGACCGACCTCGACGAGGCGGTCGCGGTCGGCGACCTGCGGATCGCGGAGATATCGGTCCACCACGGGAGCGGCCTCGCCGGGTCGACGCTCGCCGGCAGCGCCATCGGCGAGCGCACCGGCGTCGACGTGATCGGCGCGTGGTTCGACGGCTCGTTCGAGGCGGCGCCGCCGCCGGACGCGACGCTGTCGGCCGGGACGGTCCTCCTCGTCTCGGGGACGGAAGAGCAGGTGGAGCGGCTCGTCGACCTGACCAACTCGGCGGCCCGGCGGTTCGGCGCGGGCGAGACCGTCGTCGTTGGACACGGACAGGTCGGACGGACCGTCGCGAGCGCCCTCGAAGCGGGCGACGTCCCGGTGACAGTCGTCGACCGCGAGGACGGGGAGGCGATCGACGTGGTCGGGGACGCGACCGACCCGGAGACGCTGCGGGAGGCCGGCGTCACCGACGCGCGGACCGTCGTCCTCGCGCTCCCCGACGACACGACCGCCGAGTTCGCGACGCTCGTGGTCCGCGACCTGGCGCCGAACGTGGAGCTGCTCGCGCGGGTCGAGGACCCGGAGAGCGTGCCGAAGATGCACCGCGCCGGCGCCGACTACGTGCTCTCGCTGTCGACGGTGACCGGGCGGATGTCGGCGTCGGCCGTGTTCACGGACCGCGACGTGCTCTCGCTCGACACGCACGTCGAGGTCGTCAGGAGCGAGGCGTCGGTCCTGGCCGGCCGGACCGTCGGGCAGGCGGCCGTCCGCGAGACCACCGGCTGTACCGTCATCGCCATCGAGCGCGGCGGCGACCTCATCACCGACGTGGGCCCCGAGACGCGGATCGAGCGCGGCGACGAGCTCGTCCTCGCCGGCACCGACGAGGGGGTCCGGTCGTTCGAGCGCGCGTTCGCCTGA
- a CDS encoding preprotein translocase subunit SecD, with translation MLEPIKENWRILLLVLVVVGSTVTLFGPGFGPEPAPGENASEARQGITNLQYGLDLAGGTRVRAPLSGYTATDVAFGGDTPGTVAEAVAAELDNASVRNVGVVPEEGAVEVTEPSVTESQFRAAMDASGYEYGDIREGVTQETRDETMEVIQGKINEAGLSGGSVQQVQSITGEYFILVEVPGQGRQEVIDLLEERGTVRIDIAYPDGNGTAVQEGALIQDDFEEIGTAAQSDRGTGAYVPVTVRNTAENGQSPAHSFQDAVAQRGFQDAYQTQADRCGYNPETGDIEVVNGDRNPCLLLVVDGEVVNSFGMDPGLADSMAAGSWADTGNFRLTTGEFAEAQTISLNLRAGALPADLDISGEGTSSSISASQGENFRTYSLIIGVLSVFAVSGMVFLRYREPRVALPMIVTALTEVYALLGFAALLGYPLELAVIAGFIAVVGTGVDDLVIIADEVMSEGDVNSRKVFDSRFRRAFWVIGAAAATTIIAMSPLMVLSLGDLSGFAIFTVLGVLVGVLITRPAYGDILRRLLTVR, from the coding sequence ATGCTCGAACCGATCAAGGAGAACTGGCGGATCCTGCTGCTCGTCCTCGTCGTGGTCGGGTCGACGGTGACGCTGTTCGGCCCCGGGTTCGGGCCGGAGCCGGCGCCCGGCGAGAACGCGAGCGAGGCCCGCCAGGGGATCACGAACCTCCAGTACGGGCTCGACCTGGCCGGCGGGACGCGTGTCCGCGCGCCGCTGTCGGGATACACCGCGACGGACGTGGCGTTCGGGGGTGACACCCCGGGAACGGTCGCCGAGGCGGTCGCGGCCGAGCTCGACAACGCGTCGGTCCGGAACGTCGGCGTCGTCCCCGAGGAGGGCGCGGTGGAGGTCACGGAGCCGTCCGTGACCGAGTCCCAGTTCCGCGCGGCGATGGACGCGAGCGGGTACGAGTACGGCGACATCCGCGAGGGCGTCACCCAAGAGACCCGCGACGAGACGATGGAGGTCATCCAAGGGAAGATCAACGAGGCGGGCCTCTCGGGCGGGAGCGTCCAGCAGGTCCAGTCGATCACCGGCGAGTACTTCATCCTCGTCGAGGTGCCCGGACAGGGGCGCCAGGAGGTTATCGACCTCCTCGAAGAGCGCGGGACCGTCCGGATCGACATCGCGTACCCCGACGGCAACGGGACCGCCGTTCAGGAGGGCGCGCTGATCCAGGACGACTTCGAGGAGATCGGGACCGCGGCACAGAGCGACCGCGGCACGGGTGCGTACGTGCCGGTCACCGTCCGGAACACCGCCGAGAACGGCCAGTCGCCGGCGCACAGCTTCCAAGACGCCGTCGCCCAGCGCGGGTTCCAGGACGCGTACCAGACCCAGGCGGACCGGTGCGGGTACAACCCCGAGACCGGTGACATCGAAGTGGTGAACGGCGACCGGAACCCGTGTCTCCTGCTCGTCGTCGACGGAGAGGTCGTCAACTCCTTCGGGATGGACCCCGGCCTCGCCGACAGCATGGCGGCTGGCTCGTGGGCCGACACCGGGAACTTCCGCCTCACGACCGGCGAGTTCGCGGAGGCGCAGACCATCTCGCTGAACCTCCGCGCCGGCGCGCTCCCGGCCGACCTCGACATCAGCGGCGAAGGGACCTCCTCGTCTATCTCGGCCTCGCAGGGGGAGAACTTCCGGACGTACTCGCTGATCATCGGCGTCCTCTCCGTGTTCGCCGTCTCCGGAATGGTGTTCCTCCGCTACCGCGAGCCCCGCGTCGCCCTCCCGATGATCGTCACCGCGCTGACGGAGGTGTACGCGCTCCTCGGCTTCGCGGCGCTGCTCGGCTACCCGCTCGAACTCGCGGTGATCGCCGGCTTCATCGCGGTGGTCGGGACCGGGGTCGACGACCTCGTCATCATCGCCGACGAGGTGATGAGCGAGGGCGACGTGAACTCCCGGAAGGTGTTCGACTCCCGGTTCCGGCGGGCGTTCTGGGTCATCGGCGCCGCGGCGGCGACGACCATCATCGCGATGTCGCCGCTGATGGTGCTGTCGCTCGGCGACCTCTCCGGGTTCGCCATCTTCACCGTCCTCGGCGTGCTGGTCGGCGTGCTGATCACCCGCCCGGCGTACGGCGACATCCTGCGTCGCCTGCTGACGGTCAGGTGA
- a CDS encoding DUF7521 family protein, whose amino-acid sequence MNPYIDLTIIVAKTAILVLGGSITYYALRAYDRTGDRSLRELGVGFGIVTVGALLGGVSHQIIGANLTVGIAIDGLLTAVGFAVIVYSLYLE is encoded by the coding sequence ATGAACCCCTACATCGACCTGACTATCATCGTCGCAAAGACCGCCATCCTGGTGCTCGGTGGCAGCATCACCTACTACGCGCTCCGTGCGTACGATCGGACCGGCGACCGGTCGCTGCGCGAGCTGGGCGTCGGCTTCGGCATCGTCACCGTCGGGGCGCTGCTGGGCGGCGTCTCTCACCAGATCATCGGCGCGAACCTGACCGTCGGCATCGCCATCGACGGCCTCCTCACGGCGGTCGGGTTCGCGGTCATCGTCTACTCGCTGTACCTGGAGTGA
- a CDS encoding helix-turn-helix domain-containing protein translates to MSDAREELSRRIAGEITLSDDPGATLRKWRTDFDVSQTELADQLGVSSSVVSDYESGRRESPGIGVVRRTVEGLLDIDERRGGGRLRQHARVLSAGFESDIVHDLREYSTAVPLEDFYEAMGATEVVRGDHDHVNGHTVIDSIQAITRLSSEEFYRLYGQSTNRALVFTRVTRGESPLVALRVVSPTPNAVVLHGIEDGDLWDHAADLARVDGVSLATSNRDLDDCLADLQAL, encoded by the coding sequence ATGAGCGACGCACGCGAGGAGCTCTCCCGCCGGATCGCCGGCGAGATAACGCTGAGCGACGATCCGGGGGCGACCCTCCGGAAGTGGCGGACCGACTTCGACGTCTCGCAGACGGAACTTGCCGACCAGCTCGGCGTCTCCTCGTCGGTCGTCTCCGACTACGAGAGCGGTCGCCGCGAGAGCCCGGGGATCGGCGTCGTCCGCCGCACGGTCGAGGGGCTGCTCGACATCGACGAGCGCCGCGGCGGCGGCCGCCTCCGCCAGCACGCCCGGGTGCTCTCGGCCGGGTTCGAGAGCGACATCGTCCACGACCTCCGCGAGTACTCGACGGCGGTCCCCCTGGAGGACTTCTACGAGGCGATGGGCGCGACGGAGGTCGTCCGCGGCGACCACGACCACGTGAACGGCCACACCGTCATCGACTCGATCCAGGCGATCACGCGGCTCTCCAGCGAGGAGTTCTACCGGCTGTACGGCCAGTCGACGAACCGCGCGCTCGTGTTCACGCGGGTGACGCGCGGCGAGTCGCCGCTCGTGGCGCTGCGGGTCGTGAGCCCGACGCCGAACGCGGTCGTGCTCCACGGCATCGAGGACGGCGACCTGTGGGACCACGCCGCCGACCTCGCCCGCGTCGACGGCGTCTCGCTGGCCACGTCGAACCGCGACCTCGACGACTGCCTCGCGGACCTCCAGGCGCTGTGA
- a CDS encoding TMEM165/GDT1 family protein, translating into MPGYAEIVVVALVAQLAVLPGEKVQLMIAGLATKYDPKVVVAAASSAFAGWTAVEIAFGRALQSALPPVALDAVTATLFFAFAAALYRSAPPRGASPAAERDDDGGDPFEELSLPGPLDRYSGSLGGFLPIFALTATGEFGDKTQLVTIGLSVQYGATSAIWVGEMLAIVPVSLANAYFFHTFAGRIDMRLAHLGSALLFAFFGADTVLAIATGFSVWETFVGAVGGFAAGLF; encoded by the coding sequence ATGCCCGGCTACGCCGAGATCGTCGTCGTCGCCCTCGTGGCCCAGCTCGCGGTGCTGCCCGGCGAGAAGGTCCAACTGATGATCGCCGGGCTCGCGACGAAGTACGACCCGAAGGTCGTCGTCGCCGCCGCGAGCTCGGCGTTCGCCGGCTGGACCGCGGTCGAGATCGCGTTCGGCCGGGCGCTCCAGTCGGCGCTCCCGCCGGTCGCGCTCGACGCCGTGACCGCGACGCTGTTCTTCGCCTTCGCGGCGGCCCTGTACCGCTCCGCGCCGCCGCGCGGCGCGTCCCCCGCGGCCGAGCGCGACGATGACGGGGGCGACCCGTTCGAGGAGCTCTCGCTCCCCGGACCGCTCGACAGGTACTCCGGGTCCCTCGGCGGCTTCCTGCCCATCTTCGCGCTCACCGCGACGGGCGAGTTCGGCGACAAGACCCAGCTGGTGACCATCGGGCTGAGCGTCCAGTACGGCGCGACCTCCGCCATCTGGGTCGGCGAGATGCTCGCGATCGTCCCGGTGAGCCTCGCGAACGCGTACTTCTTCCACACGTTCGCGGGCCGGATCGACATGCGGCTCGCGCACCTGGGATCCGCGCTGTTGTTCGCCTTCTTCGGCGCGGACACCGTGTTGGCGATCGCGACCGGCTTCTCGGTGTGGGAGACGTTCGTGGGGGCGGTCGGCGGATTCGCGGCCGGACTGTTCTGA
- the rnhB gene encoding ribonuclease HII, whose protein sequence is MYLGVDEAGKGPALGPMVAAAVLADPASLPADVDDSKRVAPARREALAAALRDDPAVAVGVARVESAEIDRPDTDMNTLTVRGQARAVRAALADRPPEVAEPVRVVADAGDTSEERFAERLARFVAEGGEADSAAGADRVPSVDVTAAHGADEDDPVVGAASVVAKVERDAAMAAIDAAYPAYDDLGSGYPSDPATRAFLAAYVGDNGALPGCARASWATCEDALAAAEQSALDEF, encoded by the coding sequence GTGTACCTCGGCGTCGACGAGGCCGGCAAGGGGCCCGCCCTGGGACCGATGGTGGCGGCGGCGGTGCTCGCCGACCCCGCGAGCCTGCCGGCCGACGTGGACGACTCGAAGCGCGTCGCGCCGGCTCGCCGGGAGGCGCTGGCCGCGGCCCTCCGAGACGACCCGGCCGTCGCCGTCGGCGTCGCCCGCGTCGAGTCCGCCGAGATCGACCGGCCGGACACCGACATGAACACGCTCACCGTCCGCGGACAGGCGCGGGCGGTCCGGGCCGCGCTCGCCGACCGTCCCCCGGAAGTCGCCGAACCGGTCCGCGTCGTCGCCGACGCGGGCGACACCAGCGAGGAGCGGTTCGCGGAGCGGCTCGCGCGCTTCGTCGCCGAGGGCGGCGAGGCGGACTCCGCCGCGGGGGCCGACCGCGTCCCGTCGGTCGACGTGACCGCCGCCCACGGCGCCGACGAGGACGACCCCGTCGTCGGCGCGGCGAGCGTCGTCGCGAAGGTGGAGCGGGACGCCGCGATGGCCGCGATCGACGCCGCGTATCCAGCGTACGACGACCTCGGCAGCGGCTACCCGAGCGACCCGGCCACCAGGGCGTTCCTCGCGGCGTACGTCGGCGACAACGGGGCGCTGCCGGGCTGTGCGCGAGCGTCGTGGGCGACCTGCGAGGACGCGCTCGCCGCCGCCGAGCAGTCGGCGCTCGACGAGTTCTGA
- a CDS encoding ArsR/SmtB family transcription factor — protein sequence MVRDPSREPEPPSVDEVLDALADDAARRIVAALTEPKTASELSEECDIPLSTTYRKLEKLTDASLLSESTDIRRDGQHTTRYSVSFDAVTVSIDDGEEGDADRREFDVEFSRPERTRDERLADLWSELREET from the coding sequence ATGGTGCGGGACCCGTCGCGAGAGCCGGAGCCGCCGTCGGTCGACGAGGTGCTCGACGCGCTGGCCGACGACGCGGCCCGTCGGATCGTCGCGGCGCTCACCGAGCCGAAGACCGCGAGCGAGCTCTCCGAGGAGTGCGACATCCCCCTGTCGACGACCTACCGGAAACTGGAGAAGCTCACCGACGCCTCCCTGCTCTCGGAGTCGACGGACATCCGGCGGGACGGGCAGCACACGACGCGGTACTCGGTGTCGTTCGACGCCGTCACCGTCTCGATCGACGACGGCGAGGAGGGCGACGCGGACCGCCGCGAGTTCGACGTGGAGTTCTCTCGGCCCGAGCGGACCCGAGACGAGCGACTGGCCGACCTGTGGTCGGAGCTACGAGAGGAAACATGA
- the dpsA gene encoding DNA starvation/stationary phase protection protein DpsA → MSTQKQARQRYGDVHESEALRVPEEKAEQLVDALNSDLAATYVLYHQIKKHHWLVEGAEFLDIHEYLGEVAADLEEGADVLAERAQALGGVPLSGGANYEEHAPVTPEDADAYDIRTSLEHDLEMFGDITEQLREHIQLANNLGDYNTEEQLRDILGDVEEHGHHIEHYLEDDTLVTSETLE, encoded by the coding sequence ATGAGTACCCAGAAGCAGGCCCGTCAGCGATACGGCGACGTTCACGAGAGCGAAGCGCTCCGCGTCCCCGAGGAGAAGGCCGAACAGCTCGTCGACGCGCTCAACAGCGACCTCGCGGCGACGTACGTGCTCTACCACCAGATCAAAAAGCACCACTGGCTCGTCGAGGGCGCCGAGTTCCTCGACATCCACGAGTACCTCGGCGAGGTCGCGGCCGACCTCGAAGAGGGCGCCGACGTGCTCGCCGAGCGCGCGCAGGCGCTCGGCGGCGTGCCGCTCTCGGGCGGCGCGAACTACGAGGAGCACGCGCCGGTGACCCCCGAGGACGCCGACGCCTACGACATCCGCACCTCGCTCGAACACGACCTCGAGATGTTCGGCGACATCACCGAGCAGCTCCGCGAGCACATCCAGCTCGCCAACAACCTCGGCGACTACAACACCGAAGAGCAGCTCCGCGACATCCTCGGCGACGTCGAGGAACACGGCCACCACATCGAGCACTACCTCGAAGACGACACCCTCGTCACGAGCGAGACGCTCGAATAA
- a CDS encoding 30S ribosomal protein S8e yields MKDQGRSARKRTGGRLKHASNKKRHQLGREPAETTVGETRLQYIDSRGTDKKVRALSTNVAQVADDGEVSEAEIENVVDNPANVNYARRNIVTKGAIIETSAGRARVTSRPGQTGQVNAVLLD; encoded by the coding sequence ATGAAAGACCAGGGACGCTCCGCGCGCAAGCGGACCGGCGGCCGACTCAAGCACGCCTCGAACAAGAAGCGCCACCAGCTCGGCCGCGAGCCCGCCGAGACCACGGTCGGCGAGACGCGACTCCAGTACATCGACTCCCGCGGCACGGACAAGAAGGTCCGCGCGCTCTCGACGAACGTCGCGCAGGTCGCCGACGACGGCGAGGTCAGCGAGGCCGAGATCGAGAACGTCGTCGACAACCCCGCGAACGTCAACTACGCCCGCCGGAACATCGTCACCAAGGGCGCCATCATCGAGACGTCCGCCGGCCGCGCCCGCGTCACCTCGCGCCCCGGACAGACCGGCCAGGTCAACGCGGTCCTGCTCGACTGA